A stretch of Syntrophorhabdaceae bacterium DNA encodes these proteins:
- a CDS encoding TAXI family TRAP transporter solute-binding subunit — protein MGKKVCLFVFAFVLIFALTQRVDAQQKQRIVVATGGTGGVYYPYGGTLAEIINQKVPNVKATAEVTGASVENIRLVAKKDVTFALAMNDTVYQAYTGDGKFKGHKVDSIRTVFQMYPHVYHIVTLEKYPAKKISDLKGKKVSVGAPGSGTEYKTNLILPLLGVKYSDMKVYRLSFSENSTQLKDGIIDVGIWDVAPPTSSVIDLSTTHRLRFIPFTKEEVDKVVKTYPFYGSITLPKNTYKGQTEEVLSVSVWNSVVCHKDTPEDLVYKVTKAVFENKKTLVNTHKIAEYTTPKASAQNSPIPIHPGALKYYKEIGVLK, from the coding sequence ATGGGGAAAAAGGTATGCCTTTTCGTCTTCGCATTCGTACTGATATTCGCTCTCACGCAACGGGTTGATGCACAACAAAAGCAAAGGATCGTCGTGGCTACCGGTGGTACCGGCGGGGTTTATTATCCGTATGGAGGGACGCTTGCCGAGATAATCAACCAGAAGGTTCCTAACGTAAAAGCGACGGCCGAGGTTACAGGGGCTTCCGTCGAAAACATTCGCCTCGTCGCAAAGAAGGATGTGACCTTCGCCCTCGCGATGAACGATACGGTTTATCAGGCATACACCGGCGACGGCAAGTTCAAAGGGCATAAGGTAGACAGTATTCGGACGGTATTTCAGATGTATCCCCACGTTTACCACATCGTCACCCTGGAGAAGTACCCTGCGAAGAAGATATCCGACCTGAAAGGAAAGAAGGTTTCCGTAGGCGCGCCGGGCAGCGGAACGGAATACAAGACGAACCTCATCCTCCCTTTACTCGGCGTAAAGTATTCGGATATGAAGGTCTACAGGCTGTCTTTTTCCGAGAACTCGACACAACTGAAGGATGGCATTATTGATGTCGGTATCTGGGACGTGGCACCTCCAACATCTTCCGTAATTGACCTCTCTACAACTCATCGGCTGCGCTTCATTCCTTTCACGAAAGAAGAGGTGGATAAGGTGGTCAAGACCTATCCGTTCTATGGGAGTATCACCTTACCGAAAAATACGTACAAGGGGCAGACTGAAGAGGTCCTTTCCGTATCGGTCTGGAACTCCGTCGTTTGCCACAAGGATACCCCGGAGGACCTGGTATACAAGGTAACAAAGGCGGTCTTCGAGAACAAAAAAACACTTGTCAACACACATAAGATCGCGGAATATACCACACCAAAGGCGTCCGCCCAGAACAGCCCGATTCCCATACATCCCGGAGCCTTGAAGTATTACAAAGAGATAGGCGTGCTAAAGTAA
- a CDS encoding amidohydrolase family protein, with amino-acid sequence MVIIKSPMDLDLVIDSHSHWGPSLSMGIDVTTSELLGQQKESGVDYVIIIPFPSTAIENNAINVRLLDESRRIESFFPYHYIRENYDTEGFDPLPGAYFGGKWHWMRGRQDSASNYSVLQDAALPGLVEKIRKTGKPVIFEEELEFTKTFADMFPGVTLIIPHLGLLGGHPLDFLNAFRNNSGIYFDTALGSRDMISEFVRTIGPERVLFGSDVPFGTMKGELSKITGLSLGSRDKELILSQNAIRLARLPL; translated from the coding sequence GTGGTAATCATCAAATCACCCATGGATCTTGATCTTGTCATCGACAGCCATTCACACTGGGGCCCCTCTCTTTCGATGGGTATCGACGTCACCACCTCCGAACTGCTGGGTCAGCAAAAAGAGTCCGGCGTCGATTACGTTATTATCATACCCTTCCCTTCAACGGCAATCGAAAACAACGCGATCAACGTCCGGCTCCTCGACGAGTCCCGACGCATCGAAAGCTTCTTCCCTTACCACTATATCAGGGAGAACTACGATACGGAAGGCTTCGATCCCCTGCCGGGGGCCTACTTTGGCGGTAAATGGCACTGGATGAGAGGCCGCCAGGATTCAGCCTCCAACTACAGCGTCCTTCAGGATGCCGCGCTCCCCGGGCTCGTGGAAAAGATCCGTAAGACCGGAAAGCCCGTCATATTCGAGGAAGAACTGGAGTTCACGAAAACCTTTGCCGACATGTTTCCCGGGGTGACCCTCATCATTCCCCACCTGGGTCTCCTGGGAGGTCACCCCCTCGATTTTCTGAATGCCTTCAGGAATAACAGTGGCATATACTTCGACACGGCCCTCGGCTCCAGGGATATGATCTCCGAATTCGTCCGCACCATAGGCCCCGAGCGTGTTCTCTTCGGTTCCGATGTCCCTTTCGGCACCATGAAAGGCGAGCTTTCAAAGATCACCGGACTGTCCCTCGGCAGCCGCGACAAGGAACTTATTCTTTCACAAAACGCCATAAGGCTGGCCCGGCTTCCACTTTGA
- a CDS encoding NUDIX hydrolase, translating into MMDTLKTPLLTVDVIIRYQGGIVLIERKNPPPGWALPGGFVDVGESVEEAAVREAREETSLNVRLIEQFHAYSSPNRDPRFHTVSVVFIGEGAGALEGRDDARKAAVYTAADLPDVMAFDHGQIVKDYFRYLETGLRPTLL; encoded by the coding sequence ATGATGGATACGCTGAAAACCCCGCTTTTGACGGTTGATGTCATCATACGTTACCAGGGCGGGATCGTTCTTATCGAACGGAAGAACCCGCCCCCTGGCTGGGCCCTGCCGGGGGGCTTTGTCGATGTGGGCGAATCCGTCGAGGAGGCGGCCGTCAGGGAAGCCAGGGAAGAGACGTCACTCAACGTGAGGCTCATCGAACAGTTTCACGCCTATTCAAGCCCGAATCGTGACCCCAGGTTCCATACCGTTTCCGTTGTGTTTATCGGCGAAGGAGCAGGAGCGCTCGAAGGCCGCGATGATGCCCGCAAAGCCGCCGTCTACACTGCCGCCGACCTGCCGGATGTCATGGCCTTCGATCATGGACAGATCGTGAAGGACTATTTCCGATACCTTGAAACAGGTCTCAGGCCGACCCTCCTTTAA
- the ilvD gene encoding dihydroxy-acid dehydratase — translation MRSDRMKKGLQKAPHRSLFGAMGYLKEELARPIIGIASSANEVIPGHIHLGKIAQAVKDGVRMAGGTPMEFSTIGICDGIAMNHEGMKYSLGSRELICDSVEVMAKAYPFDGLVLIPNCDKIIPGMMMAAMRLNIPSIMISGGPMLAGRFRGKPVDLISVFEGVGKVAGGLMDAKELSMLEECACPGAGSCSGMFTANSMNCLSEALGIALKGNGTIPAVHGARIRLAKETGMTIMDLVKTGLKPRDIMTLDAFRNAISVDMAFGGSSNTALHLPAIAHEAGLDLPLALFDSMSEKVPHICNMSPAGPHHLEELNEAGGVFGIMKELSRRNLIKKSCITVSGRKVSDLLKGADATDRDVIHTIENAYHEKGGLAVLTGSLAPQGSIVKRIGVSESIWHFEGKARVFASEEDAGKAIMEGKIQAGDAVIIRYEGPKGGPGMREMLTPTSILAGRGLDTSCALITDGRFSGGTRGLCIGHVSPEAAEGGPIALVRDGDIIEVDLVKKTIDLKVGRGELERRRKAWKRPKPKITQGYMARYARMVTGAAGGAIFKPDSD, via the coding sequence ATGAGGTCGGATAGAATGAAAAAAGGTCTGCAAAAAGCACCGCACCGCAGCCTTTTCGGTGCAATGGGATATTTAAAGGAGGAACTCGCCAGACCGATCATCGGGATTGCCAGTTCCGCTAACGAGGTCATCCCGGGACACATACATCTTGGAAAGATTGCGCAGGCCGTCAAGGACGGTGTCAGAATGGCCGGCGGAACACCCATGGAATTCTCGACGATCGGTATTTGCGACGGCATAGCGATGAACCATGAAGGCATGAAGTATTCTCTTGGGTCTCGCGAACTGATCTGCGATTCCGTTGAGGTTATGGCCAAGGCCTATCCCTTCGATGGCCTTGTGCTGATCCCAAATTGCGACAAGATCATCCCCGGGATGATGATGGCGGCCATGCGCCTCAATATCCCCAGCATAATGATAAGCGGGGGACCGATGCTGGCGGGACGTTTCAGGGGAAAGCCGGTGGACCTCATATCCGTTTTCGAGGGGGTGGGGAAGGTTGCCGGGGGTCTCATGGACGCCAAAGAGCTTTCCATGCTCGAAGAGTGCGCCTGCCCAGGCGCGGGATCGTGCAGCGGCATGTTCACTGCAAACTCCATGAACTGTCTCTCCGAGGCACTGGGCATCGCGCTTAAGGGAAACGGAACGATACCGGCCGTCCATGGGGCGAGAATAAGGCTTGCCAAGGAAACGGGCATGACCATCATGGACCTTGTCAAGACAGGATTGAAACCGAGGGACATAATGACCCTCGATGCATTCAGGAATGCCATTTCCGTGGACATGGCATTTGGAGGTTCGTCAAACACGGCGCTGCATCTTCCGGCCATTGCCCACGAGGCCGGTCTTGACCTCCCCCTTGCCCTCTTTGACTCCATGTCCGAAAAGGTCCCCCATATCTGCAATATGAGCCCGGCGGGGCCCCATCACCTGGAGGAACTCAACGAGGCGGGTGGTGTTTTCGGGATAATGAAGGAACTTTCCCGCAGGAATCTCATCAAGAAGTCCTGCATCACCGTTTCAGGAAGGAAGGTATCCGACCTGCTTAAGGGTGCCGACGCAACAGACCGGGATGTGATCCACACCATCGAGAACGCATATCACGAGAAAGGCGGTCTCGCGGTGCTTACGGGTTCTCTGGCGCCGCAGGGGTCGATAGTGAAACGCATCGGGGTCAGCGAGAGCATCTGGCATTTCGAAGGGAAGGCGCGTGTTTTTGCAAGCGAAGAGGATGCAGGCAAGGCCATCATGGAAGGCAAGATACAGGCGGGCGACGCTGTGATCATCCGTTATGAGGGGCCGAAAGGCGGTCCGGGAATGAGGGAGATGCTCACACCGACCAGCATTCTGGCGGGAAGAGGGCTAGACACGTCCTGCGCCCTCATCACCGATGGAAGGTTTTCCGGGGGCACCCGTGGTCTGTGCATCGGGCACGTATCGCCGGAGGCCGCCGAGGGCGGACCCATTGCCCTTGTCAGGGATGGAGACATCATTGAGGTCGACCTCGTGAAGAAGACCATCGACCTCAAGGTGGGAAGGGGCGAACTCGAAAGACGAAGAAAGGCCTGGAAAAGACCAAAACCGAAGATAACGCAGGGTTATATGGCACGCTATGCCAGGATGGTCACCGGTGCTGCCGGCGGGGCCATTTTCAAACCCGACAGCGACTGA
- a CDS encoding aldo/keto reductase produces the protein MEKRTLGRTGFGATIMGLGGEGLLRTHGRDREAYALINKALDLGINYFESARAYDGSEEYYGKALRERRKDIFLTSKSHARTRDGALAHLHETLRNMKTDHLDLWQIHDVRTMEDVEEIFAVGGAIDAFIEAKETGLTRFIGVTGHQSPSIIKECMMRFDFDTILVPVNPAEASQKGFLEEMIPLAEQKGVGIIGMKIYIHGFTSKLTFYTSMESFFRYALSQPITTAVIGCDNLEQLEQNVYFTRSFKAMDWEHQDGFVDAVAPYARELLYYKETR, from the coding sequence GTGGAAAAACGCACGCTTGGCAGAACAGGATTCGGGGCGACCATCATGGGTCTCGGCGGGGAAGGTCTCCTGCGCACCCATGGACGGGACAGGGAAGCCTACGCGCTCATCAACAAGGCGCTGGACCTGGGTATAAACTACTTCGAATCGGCCCGCGCCTATGACGGCAGCGAGGAGTATTACGGTAAGGCGCTCAGGGAGCGCAGAAAGGATATTTTCCTGACAAGCAAGTCCCACGCGAGGACCAGGGACGGCGCCCTTGCGCATCTTCACGAGACGCTTCGAAACATGAAAACGGACCATCTCGACCTCTGGCAGATACACGATGTCAGGACGATGGAGGATGTGGAGGAGATCTTCGCCGTCGGAGGGGCGATCGATGCCTTCATAGAGGCAAAAGAGACAGGCTTGACCCGTTTCATCGGGGTCACAGGGCACCAGAGCCCTTCGATAATAAAGGAATGCATGATGCGTTTTGATTTCGATACGATACTCGTTCCTGTCAATCCCGCGGAAGCGTCACAAAAGGGCTTTCTCGAGGAGATGATACCGCTTGCGGAACAAAAGGGCGTGGGCATCATCGGCATGAAGATATACATACACGGTTTCACGTCAAAGCTTACGTTCTATACGTCCATGGAGTCTTTTTTCCGCTACGCCCTCTCTCAGCCAATCACCACCGCCGTCATCGGCTGCGACAATCTTGAACAGCTTGAACAGAACGTCTATTTCACCCGGTCCTTCAAAGCGATGGATTGGGAGCATCAGGACGGTTTCGTGGATGCCGTCGCCCCCTATGCACGGGAGCTCCTGTATTATAAAGAAACCAGGTAA
- a CDS encoding MFS transporter, which translates to MTGNIQQKSIWGALREPMFRVLWLANIASLVGSWMHETGTAWLMTSMTLSPFMVAMLQTSMTLPFFIMALPAGALADILDRRKLLIGAQLVMLLSALFLGIVTLAGIVTPVTILFLTFILGTAASVNAPTWQSIIPELVSRDRLQSAVTLGSVAFNIARVAGPVFGGLLLALAGPASVFFVNALSFTGVIFAVLHLRFAKREQTLPAERFVGAIRTGVRYVRNVPQVKTVLIRMGIFSFFGSSLWTFLPIIARVRLNLDPSGFGLLLCFFGIGGLLGAILLPHAGQLLRFKPLSSLATLLFAASIGVLSFSGTFFLTAPALLAGGMAWLTLISTYNTAILSIVPSWVRGRVMSVFMLAFFGPFATGSALWGFMASFFGITRTLIFTSLCAALGLLITSHRRLTEPHGVDLTPSEHWPHFSGEAEPDIHEGPILVVAEYSIDPNHLDAFVAAMGSLKTIRMRDGAFRWNLFREAGNDLRFIESFIVQSWAEYLRQRERFTASDGGVVDIVRSCQRDGEPVTIKHFVAQPVKREK; encoded by the coding sequence CGGGAACCGCGTGGCTCATGACGTCGATGACCCTGTCGCCGTTCATGGTTGCCATGCTGCAAACATCGATGACGCTGCCCTTTTTTATCATGGCCTTGCCCGCGGGGGCCCTTGCCGATATATTGGACAGGCGCAAACTGCTCATCGGCGCGCAGCTTGTTATGCTCCTTTCCGCCCTCTTCCTTGGGATCGTCACGCTCGCGGGGATCGTCACGCCTGTCACGATATTGTTCCTCACGTTCATCCTGGGCACAGCGGCTTCTGTCAACGCGCCCACCTGGCAATCGATCATCCCGGAACTGGTCTCTCGCGACCGTCTCCAATCGGCCGTCACTCTCGGTTCCGTCGCCTTCAACATTGCCCGCGTGGCAGGTCCCGTTTTCGGAGGTCTCTTGCTTGCCCTTGCGGGTCCCGCCTCGGTCTTTTTCGTCAACGCCCTGTCCTTCACGGGCGTGATCTTCGCAGTGCTGCATTTGAGATTCGCGAAGCGGGAGCAGACGCTCCCGGCAGAACGTTTCGTGGGGGCCATCAGGACCGGGGTCCGCTATGTCAGGAACGTGCCCCAGGTAAAAACGGTGCTTATCCGCATGGGCATCTTTTCTTTTTTCGGCAGTTCACTCTGGACGTTCCTTCCCATCATTGCCCGCGTCCGCCTGAACCTCGACCCTTCAGGTTTCGGTTTGCTTCTGTGTTTCTTCGGCATAGGCGGCCTTCTGGGCGCCATCCTGCTTCCCCATGCCGGTCAGCTGCTGAGATTCAAGCCCCTTTCGAGCCTTGCCACGCTTCTTTTTGCCGCATCAATCGGGGTCCTTTCCTTCTCGGGAACATTCTTCCTCACCGCGCCGGCCCTTCTGGCCGGCGGTATGGCCTGGCTCACCCTGATATCGACCTATAACACGGCAATACTCTCCATAGTCCCTTCATGGGTGAGAGGTCGTGTCATGTCTGTCTTCATGCTTGCTTTCTTCGGTCCCTTTGCAACAGGCAGCGCGCTCTGGGGGTTTATGGCGTCATTTTTCGGTATCACCCGGACCCTGATCTTTACATCCCTCTGTGCCGCCCTCGGCCTTCTCATCACGTCTCACAGGCGCCTGACCGAACCGCACGGGGTTGACCTCACACCATCAGAGCACTGGCCGCACTTCTCCGGTGAGGCGGAACCGGACATACATGAGGGGCCGATTCTCGTCGTCGCTGAATATTCCATCGACCCCAACCATCTCGATGCATTTGTTGCCGCCATGGGTTCTCTAAAAACCATCAGAATGCGCGATGGCGCCTTCCGCTGGAACCTTTTCAGGGAAGCAGGGAACGATCTCCGGTTCATCGAATCCTTCATAGTTCAGTCGTGGGCAGAATACCTGCGCCAGCGGGAACGGTTCACGGCCTCCGACGGCGGGGTGGTCGACATCGTCCGCTCATGCCAAAGGGATGGTGAACCCGTCACAATAAAACACTTCGTAGCACAACCGGTGAAGAGGGAAAAGTAA